A DNA window from Methanobacteriaceae archaeon contains the following coding sequences:
- a CDS encoding RDD family protein: MTSTFSKRIIAYIADFFVLSAVMWIVSYFLALMLDVNSPVFQYLVYVVPVLTLIYFILCEKFKGATVGKAVMYLQVRSKNGARISWSQAIVRNLSKIYWIPIVFDWAIGKLLKQDRFLCNISKTVVISERN; encoded by the coding sequence ATGACTAGTACTTTTTCAAAAAGAATAATTGCATACATTGCTGACTTTTTTGTATTATCTGCAGTAATGTGGATTGTATCTTATTTCTTAGCATTAATGTTAGATGTTAACAGTCCAGTATTCCAGTATTTAGTATATGTTGTTCCAGTTTTAACATTAATTTACTTTATATTATGTGAAAAATTCAAAGGTGCTACTGTTGGTAAAGCAGTAATGTACTTACAAGTTAGATCTAAAAACGGAGCTAGAATATCCTGGTCTCAGGCTATTGTACGTAATTTAAGTAAAATCTACTGGATTCCTATCGTTTTTGACTGGGCTATTGGTAAGTTATTAAAACAAGATAGGTTCTTATGCAATATCTCAAAAACCGTTGTTATTAGTGAGCGTAATTAA
- the hypE gene encoding hydrogenase expression/formation protein HypE: protein MSDDKISMNHGAGGEVMANLIASTILDNITKKSVNGGISLDALDDGASIPLGDDYEIVLTTDGHTIDPLFFPGGDIGRISAAGTINDVSVMGARPLAISNAIIMQEGFPIEDLDRIIKSLNETCEEVDVAVITGDTKVMPQGKIDGIVMVTTGIGIAKKGEVIRDSTLEVGDKIIVTGSLGDHGMSLMSFREGFGFETDLKSDVAPMWNIIKKALDIGGVTAMKDPTRGGFANAINEMASKAGVGVVLEQEAIPIREEVHAVSEMLGIDPFEVANEGKVVMGVKADKAEEILEAIRSEKYGENAAIIGEVVEGDYVVVNTPIGGERILEAPIADPVPRVC from the coding sequence ATGTCAGACGATAAAATTAGTATGAATCATGGTGCTGGCGGAGAAGTAATGGCAAATTTAATTGCTAGCACAATTTTGGATAATATCACTAAAAAAAGCGTAAACGGTGGTATTAGTTTAGATGCATTGGATGATGGTGCATCAATACCTCTTGGCGATGATTATGAGATTGTTTTAACTACTGACGGACACACTATTGATCCATTATTCTTCCCTGGTGGAGATATTGGTAGAATTTCTGCTGCAGGAACAATAAATGATGTTTCAGTAATGGGTGCACGTCCACTTGCAATTTCAAATGCAATAATCATGCAGGAAGGATTCCCGATAGAAGATTTGGATAGAATTATTAAATCATTAAACGAAACCTGTGAAGAAGTTGATGTTGCTGTAATTACTGGAGATACCAAAGTAATGCCTCAGGGCAAAATCGATGGTATTGTAATGGTTACAACAGGTATTGGAATAGCTAAAAAAGGTGAAGTTATTCGTGATTCAACTTTAGAAGTAGGAGACAAGATTATTGTCACCGGTAGTTTAGGTGACCATGGAATGAGTTTAATGTCTTTTAGAGAAGGTTTTGGATTTGAAACTGATTTGAAATCTGATGTTGCTCCAATGTGGAATATAATTAAAAAAGCTTTGGATATTGGTGGAGTTACTGCAATGAAAGACCCAACCCGTGGAGGATTTGCAAATGCAATTAATGAAATGGCTTCAAAAGCTGGTGTTGGAGTAGTTCTTGAACAGGAAGCAATTCCAATTAGAGAAGAAGTTCACGCAGTATCTGAAATGTTAGGTATTGATCCATTTGAAGTAGCTAACGAAGGTAAAGTTGTTATGGGTGTAAAAGCCGATAAAGCTGAAGAAATCCTTGAAGCTATCAGAAGTGAAAAATATGGTGAAAATGCTGCAATAATCGGTGAAGTAGTCGAAGGAGATTATGTTGTTGTAAACACTCCTATCGGTGGAGAAAGAATTCTTGAAGCACCAATTGCTGATCCGGTTCCTAGAGTATGTTAG
- a CDS encoding 30S ribosomal protein S8e → MAISQGKSTRSPSGARNVANRGKRKSELGRDPAETRLDEKRLRKIRTRGGNEKLRLATGNKINVTDADGKTKVLDILNVVENSANPNYVRRNIITKGAIVETAEGNAKVTSRPGQDGVINGILI, encoded by the coding sequence ATGGCAATTTCTCAAGGAAAATCAACTAGAAGTCCTTCCGGTGCAAGAAACGTTGCAAACCGTGGAAAAAGAAAATCCGAATTAGGAAGAGACCCAGCAGAAACCAGATTAGATGAAAAAAGATTAAGAAAAATCAGAACCCGTGGTGGAAACGAAAAACTCAGATTAGCTACTGGTAACAAAATCAACGTTACTGACGCTGATGGTAAAACCAAAGTTTTAGACATCCTCAACGTAGTAGAAAACTCTGCTAACCCTAACTACGTAAGAAGGAACATCATTACCAAAGGTGCAATCGTAGAAACCGCTGAAGGTAATGCTAAAGTAACATCTAGACCTGGTCAAGACGGTGTTATTAACGGAATTTTAATTTAA
- a CDS encoding DNA polymerase domain-containing protein: MVSETKEQLELEAEIKQQAQVFLKYLNSTLPESMELEYEGFYRRGFFVSKKRYAVIEDGEIIAKGLELVRRDWAPIVKKTQEAVLMAILKEGDSDKAISEVKKVLKKIKKGDVDKKEMIIHTQITKPLDQYKQVGPHVIAARKIEEHGIKVTRGTIVQYIITKGKGSISQRAVPYEYSEGYAYDKDYYINNQLIPAIERIMYSFGYTKQDLEDMAKGEVQQSLDAFF; the protein is encoded by the coding sequence TTGGTTAGTGAGACAAAAGAACAATTAGAACTTGAAGCTGAAATCAAACAGCAAGCCCAAGTATTTCTAAAATACCTTAATTCCACACTTCCTGAAAGTATGGAGCTCGAATATGAAGGATTTTACAGAAGAGGCTTTTTTGTAAGTAAAAAAAGATATGCTGTAATTGAAGATGGTGAAATTATAGCAAAAGGATTGGAATTGGTTAGAAGAGACTGGGCACCTATTGTTAAAAAAACTCAGGAAGCTGTTTTAATGGCAATCCTAAAAGAAGGGGATTCCGATAAAGCAATCAGCGAAGTTAAAAAAGTTCTAAAAAAAATTAAAAAAGGAGATGTGGATAAAAAGGAAATGATTATTCACACACAAATCACCAAACCACTTGACCAGTACAAACAGGTTGGACCACATGTTATTGCTGCAAGAAAAATAGAAGAACACGGCATTAAAGTGACACGTGGGACAATTGTACAGTATATAATTACAAAAGGAAAAGGATCTATTAGTCAGCGTGCTGTTCCTTACGAATATAGTGAAGGATATGCATATGACAAGGATTATTATATTAATAATCAACTAATACCAGCTATTGAAAGAATTATGTATTCATTTGGATATACAAAACAGGACCTTGAAGATATGGCAAAAGGTGAAGTCCAGCAAAGTCTTGATGCATTTTTCTAA